From Streptomyces sp. NBC_01426, a single genomic window includes:
- a CDS encoding cytochrome P450, cyclodipeptide synthase-associated, producing the protein MPVIDARFSVLSEDFAADPYRFFAGLREQAPVHHEPAIDSYFLSRYQDVKRMLTDHEVFSTEMLTVRAEPVMRGRVLAQMTGAEHTAKRKIVVRAFTGAALRDQTRAIRANAAELIEPFLSRGRVDLVNDFGKPFGVHVTLDVLGLDKKDWERIAAWHGGVAEFITSVALTDERRRHCLDCAEQLEAYLVPVIEQRRRHPGDDLISRLCTAEFDGIAMSNRDVTALIINVLVAATEPADKTLALLFKHLVDHPEQMAQVRRDPDLLTAAIAETLRYTPPVQLIPRQADKDVVVAGTTVPAGAVVFCMIGAANRDPDTFTAPDTFDIHRPDLGTARSFTAAAQHLAFGTGLHQCVGAAFARAEIETVAAMLLPLFDQVRHTPGARYQETGLYTRGPASLLLDFTPVTPAMPVAPVTGDVGRD; encoded by the coding sequence ATGCCCGTGATCGATGCCCGCTTCAGCGTCCTGTCGGAGGACTTCGCCGCCGATCCCTACCGGTTCTTCGCCGGGTTGAGGGAGCAGGCGCCGGTCCACCACGAGCCCGCGATCGACAGCTACTTCCTCTCCCGGTACCAGGACGTGAAGCGGATGCTGACCGACCACGAGGTGTTCAGCACCGAGATGCTCACGGTGCGCGCCGAACCGGTGATGCGAGGGCGGGTGTTGGCCCAGATGACCGGGGCCGAACACACCGCCAAGCGCAAGATCGTCGTCCGGGCTTTCACCGGGGCGGCACTGCGGGATCAGACACGGGCCATACGTGCCAACGCCGCCGAGCTCATCGAGCCGTTCCTCTCCCGGGGCCGGGTGGACCTGGTCAACGACTTCGGCAAGCCCTTCGGAGTGCACGTGACGCTCGACGTCCTCGGCCTGGACAAGAAGGACTGGGAGCGGATCGCCGCCTGGCACGGCGGGGTCGCCGAGTTCATCACCAGCGTCGCTCTCACCGACGAGCGCCGTCGGCACTGCCTGGACTGCGCGGAGCAGCTGGAGGCCTACCTCGTCCCCGTCATCGAACAGCGACGCCGCCACCCCGGCGACGACCTGATATCGAGGCTGTGCACCGCCGAGTTCGACGGCATCGCCATGAGCAACCGCGACGTCACCGCACTGATCATCAACGTCCTGGTCGCCGCCACCGAGCCCGCCGACAAGACCCTCGCCCTGCTGTTCAAGCACCTGGTCGACCACCCCGAACAGATGGCTCAGGTCCGCCGGGACCCGGACCTGCTGACCGCCGCGATCGCCGAGACCCTGCGCTACACCCCACCGGTCCAACTCATCCCGCGCCAGGCCGACAAGGACGTCGTGGTCGCCGGCACCACGGTCCCGGCCGGAGCAGTCGTCTTCTGCATGATCGGCGCGGCCAACCGGGACCCGGACACCTTCACCGCCCCGGACACCTTCGACATCCACCGCCCGGACCTCGGCACCGCCCGCTCCTTCACCGCGGCCGCCCAGCACCTGGCCTTCGGTACCGGGCTCCACCAGTGCGTCGGCGCGGCCTTCGCCCGCGCCGAGATCGAGACCGTCGCCGCGATGCTCCTGCCGCTGTTCGACCAGGTCCGACACACTCCCGGCGCCCGCTACCAGGAGACCGGCCTGTACACCCGAGGTCCCGCCTCCCTGTTGCTGGACTTCACACCCGTCACGCCTGCCATGCCTGTCGCACCCGTGACGGGCGACGTGGGCCGCGACTGA
- a CDS encoding maleylpyruvate isomerase family mycothiol-dependent enzyme — translation MASVWAMVHAERTALIEDLERLDQEQWREQSLCEGWTVHDVVAHLVDTARTTRLGFVTGLVRARFDFDRQNARGVERARGAGPSETLQRLRDAAPRTSTPPAPLDSRLVEEIVHGEDIRRPLGITRLYPQEAVVRAIRLQTRTPASFGGAKELVTRVRLTATDVDLAIGAGPDVEGPALSLLLAVAGRRAAVDDLSGPGVATLAAGA, via the coding sequence GTGGCAAGCGTGTGGGCAATGGTGCATGCCGAGCGGACGGCCCTGATCGAGGACCTGGAGCGCCTCGATCAAGAGCAGTGGCGGGAACAGTCGCTCTGCGAGGGCTGGACCGTGCACGACGTGGTCGCCCATCTGGTCGACACGGCCCGCACGACGCGCCTCGGCTTCGTGACCGGCCTGGTCCGGGCACGCTTCGACTTCGACCGACAGAACGCCCGCGGCGTGGAACGTGCACGTGGGGCCGGCCCGTCCGAGACCCTGCAACGACTCCGGGACGCGGCACCGAGGACGTCCACCCCGCCTGCTCCTCTGGACAGCCGCCTCGTCGAGGAGATCGTCCACGGTGAGGACATCCGCCGGCCTCTCGGAATCACACGCCTCTATCCGCAGGAGGCCGTCGTCAGGGCCATCAGGTTGCAGACGCGCACCCCGGCGTCGTTCGGTGGGGCCAAGGAGTTGGTGACCCGCGTCCGCCTCACGGCAACGGACGTCGATCTGGCGATCGGTGCCGGACCGGACGTCGAGGGCCCCGCGCTGTCCCTCCTGCTGGCGGTGGCGGGCCGTCGGGCGGCCGTGGACGACCTGTCCGGGCCGGGCGTCGCGACGCTGGCAGCAGGTGCGTGA